One window from the genome of Natrialba magadii ATCC 43099 encodes:
- a CDS encoding class 1 fructose-bisphosphatase, translating into MTMSDPVVEDVVTTVSHSAPEIRRGLVGRRDAVDEENPSGETQVEADIWADELLADRLSSIDGVSQYASEEREAIIDCGRDAASTDGYTVAVDPLDGSSNLTSNNAMGTIIGVYDAPLPARGENLVAAAYVLYGPITTMLLATEDTVSEYELTDGNHRRIREDITLPDDPVVYGFGGRVPDWTDEFTEYARTIETELKRRYGGAMIGDVNQVLTYGGIFGYPGLESRPEGKLRLQFEGNPVGYIVEQAGGRSSNGEQSLLTVDPSDDIHERTPVFVGNESLIDRLEMQLS; encoded by the coding sequence ATGACGATGTCCGACCCGGTCGTCGAGGACGTCGTCACGACGGTGAGCCACTCCGCACCGGAGATCCGACGTGGACTTGTCGGTCGCCGCGACGCCGTCGACGAGGAGAATCCAAGCGGTGAGACGCAGGTTGAAGCCGACATCTGGGCGGACGAATTGCTCGCCGACCGACTCTCGTCGATCGACGGCGTCAGTCAGTACGCGAGCGAGGAGCGCGAAGCGATCATCGACTGTGGTAGAGACGCGGCTTCGACGGACGGCTACACCGTCGCCGTCGATCCACTCGACGGTTCCTCGAATCTCACGTCCAACAACGCGATGGGGACCATCATCGGTGTCTACGACGCGCCGCTGCCAGCCCGCGGTGAGAACCTCGTTGCGGCGGCGTACGTGCTCTACGGCCCGATCACGACGATGCTCCTCGCAACCGAGGACACCGTCTCGGAGTACGAACTGACCGACGGCAACCATCGCCGTATCCGCGAGGATATCACACTCCCCGACGACCCGGTCGTCTACGGCTTCGGCGGCCGCGTCCCTGACTGGACCGACGAGTTCACGGAGTACGCCCGGACGATCGAGACCGAACTCAAACGCCGCTACGGTGGTGCGATGATCGGCGACGTCAACCAGGTGCTGACCTACGGCGGCATCTTCGGCTACCCGGGGCTCGAATCCCGGCCTGAAGGAAAGCTCCGCCTGCAGTTCGAGGGTAACCCGGTCGGTTACATCGTCGAGCAAGCGGGCGGACGCTCCTCGAACGGCGAGCAATCGTTGCTCACCGTCGACCCAAGCGACGATATCCACGAACGGACACCGGTGTTCGTCGGCAACGAGTCACTGATCGATCGACTCGAGATGCAGTTGTCCTGA